One window of Epinephelus fuscoguttatus linkage group LG9, E.fuscoguttatus.final_Chr_v1 genomic DNA carries:
- the LOC125894308 gene encoding cohesin subunit SA-2, whose amino-acid sequence MPSGDSLMDSLEELDDFSDFGSDYEPLMKATKRRKQTGTRPQPPKRPRRKAALRLSSPGSSPIPTPPNPSPQQQQQSQGTSRQVSPRPVMGMNEGNQGISAEEIYDAVRSGKSAMVTVVDEWLDSYKRSREAGLLVLINFIVQSCGCKGVVSREMLNSMQNAEIISTLTKEFNEDSVNYPLCSLGPQLRRFKAGLFEFARVLVSSCRNSLIYDEYLFPSLLALLTGLSDSQVRAFRHTSTLLAMKLMTELVEVAVIVSVQLQTTQRQYDMEKGKRAHDRASDRLEELQATISELQENKEEVSSMMNATFRGVFVHRYRDQLPEIRAACIEELGKWLKADPEDFLNDGCLKYLGWTLHDKQSPVRLQCVRALQGLYQEKEFIGRLELFTSRFKERMLSMVLDKDPEVAVEVVNLLLLIQQRTEEGLREEECGHIYPLVYASNRGLASAAGVFLYNKLKSVIVSDQENDKSENAAFFQILISFYIQSEFHEHGAYLVDSLWGVAGSVLRDWDTMTALLLQEAGLMYEEEGVLIELMMCAIRQAAEATPPVGRTQGKKILSMKDKKVQEQEKRRITSHFIPLLPQLLAKVHSQGSPNTISVLYVYTKVLSSAPRLEKHLDLLLSQVCGIVEKHTETTVLEACARLVCTLCSDSYTFSSRAHLAFSQLLDRLTECFGTYLSDLLQGTADEDDVYNAATALKRIAALSSAKDPTSWKLFDSCVELLKSRMESRELDKELMVSALKCAAFYLMWAKVNAVNSTPAEGELNSLKREVRSFCRVCQTCLSVNQAEIRDQAFELLCDLLLLYSASSVRSEPALQTLVNLPSDSLRSEMAAFLLDYVFTDPEDTELTVEGEEEMKITLLQRKRNQLAGYCKLVIYGVLDLTAATDVFKHYSKYFKDFGDIIKETVSKSKLISPVLSAKTVCLSLQQLFSEMLTEDRSRQDLGEIRDLAKRLAMSFGIDLHRVRKPLVALHMNGVRFAFRDPREGEEQHTNMAFLEILSEFSFKLLQKDRAQLAAFLKSECPSAALSCPSVRMYLRSLEVRSSSKAREQEEGGDAASSHDTPVAKRKRTTAQGSAASTVRGSWLDSSSIHSSLHTPALTSTVQRQPAKQPASRKPTAAESDIGSGLTEPESEDEFSSGSHMRKVKPVRRHQLSSSMSGPTVDQHNLNSHLTLLSLIEDEDAEREEPQIEDYESDSEQESAYTLPSTRHTPASILDELFD is encoded by the exons ACGGTGGTGGACGAGTGGCTGGACAGCTACAAGCGAAGCCGAGAGGCGGGGCTGCTGGTGCTCATCAACTTCATTGTTCAGTCCTGCGGATGCAAAG GTGTGGTCAGCAGAGAGATGTTGAACAGCATGCAGAATGCCGAGATCATCAGTACACTAACCAAAGAGTTCAATGAG GATTCAGTGAACTACCCTCTGTGCAGTCTGGGCCCCCAGCTGAGGCGTTTCAAAGCTGGCCTGTTTGAGTTTGCTCGGGTTCTGGTGAGCTCCTGTCGGAATAGCCTTATTTATGACGAGTACCTCTTCCCCTCCCTGCTGGCTCTGCTCACCGGCCTGTCTGACTCCCAGGTCAGAGCCTTCAGACACACCAGCACCCTGTTGG CCATGAAGTTGATGACTGAGCTGGTGGAAGTCGCTGTGATCGTGTCTGTTCAGCTGCAGACCACCCAGCGGCAATATGACATGGAGAAAGGCAAGAGGGCGCATGACAGAGCCTCtgacagactggaggagctgcaggccACCATCAGTGAG CTGCAGGAGAACAAGGAGGAAGTGTCCTCCATGATGAATGCCACGTTCcgtggtgtgtttgtgcaccGTTATCGGGACCAGCTGCCTGAGATTCGGGCGGCGTGCATTGAGGAGTTGGGCAAGTGGCTGAAAGCAGACCCTGAAGACTTCCTGAATGATGGATGTCTTAAATACCTGGGGTGGACCCTGCATGACAAG CAAAGTCCAGTGCGTCTTCAGTGTGTGCGTGCCCTGCAGGGTCTGTATCAGGAGAAAGAATTCATTGGCCGCCTGGAGCTTTTCACCAGCAGATTTAAA gaaAGGATGCTCAGCATGGTGCTGGACAAAGACCCAGAGGTGGCAGTGGAAGTGGTCAATCTGTTGCTGCTGATCCAACA gaggacagaggagggactgagagaggaggagtgcGGCCACATCTATCCCCTGGTTTATGCTTCAAACAGAGGCCTGGCGTCTGCAGCTGGTGTCTTCCTCTATAACAA GCTGAAAAGTGTGATTGTCAGTGACCAGGAAAATGATAAAAGTGAAAATGCAGCCTTCTTTCAAATCCTCATCTCCTTCTACATCCAGAGTGAG TTCCATGAGCATGGGGCGTACTTGGTGGACAGTCTGTGGGGTGTGGCAGGATCTGTGCTGAGAGACTGGGACACCATGACGGCATTGTTGCTACAGGAGGCTG GTCTGATGTACGAGGAGGAGGGGGTTCTCATCGAGCTGATGATGTGTGCCATCAGACAGGCAGCAGAGGCGACCCCACCTGTTGGGAGAACTCAGGGCAAGAAG ATCCTGAGCATGAAGGATAAGAAGGTCCAGGAACAAGAGAAGAGACGTATCACCTCACACTTCATCCCATTACTGCCACAGCTACTGGCCAAGGTACACAGCCAAGGTTCACCTAACACCATTTCAGTTTTATACGTTTATACAAAGG TACTCAGCAGTGCTCCGCGACTGGAGAAG CATCTGGACCTGCTATTGTCTCAGGTGTGTGGTATTGTGGAGAAGCACACAGAGACCACCGTGCTGGAGGCTTGCGCCCGCCTGGTCTGCACCCTTTGCTCAGACAGCTACACCTTCTCCTCCCGTGCACACCTGGCATTCAGCCAGCTGCTGGACCGCCTGACTGAGTGCTTCGGCACCTACTTAAGTGACCTGCTGCAG GGTACTGCAGATGAAGATGACGTGTACAATGCAGCCACTGCTTTGAAAAGGATTGCAGCCCTGAGCAG TGCCAAAGACCCGACAAGCTGGAAGCTGTTTGACTCCTGTGTTGAGCTTCTGAAGAGCAGGATGGAGTCCAGAGAGCTTGACAAGGAG CTCATGGTGTCGGCTCTGAAGTGTGCTGCTTTCTACCTGATGTGGGCTAAAGTGAATGCAGTCAACTCCACACCAGCTGAG GGGGAGTTGAACAGTCTGAAGAGGGAGGTGCGTTCGTTCTGCAGGGTCTGTCAgacgtgtttgtctgtgaaccaGGCTGAGATCAGAGATCAG GCATTTGAGCTGTTGTGCGACTTGCTGCTCTTGTACAGTGCGAGTTCAGTCCGCTCTGAACCCGCCCTCCAAACACTGGTCAACCTGCCGTCTGATTCCCTGCGCTCGGAGATGGCTGCTTTCCTCCTGGACTACGTCTTCACTGACCCTGAAGATACTGAACTCACtg TTGAGggtgaggaggagatgaagataACTCTTCTCCAGAGGAAGCGCAACCAGCTGGCTGGTTACTGTAAGCTGGTCATCTACGGGGTGCTGGACCTCACCGCCGCCACTGACGTCTTCAAGCACTACAGCAAG TACTTCAAAGACTTCGGCGACATCATTAAAGAGACCGTAAGCAAGAGCAAGCTCATCAGTCCTGTGCTGAGCGCCAAGACTGTCTGCCTGAGTCTGCAGCAG CTGTTCTCTGAGATGCTTACGGAGGACCGCAGCAGGCAGGATCTGGGTGAGATCAGAGACTTGGCCAAGAGGCTTGCCATGAGCTTTGGCATTGATCTTCACCGCGTCCGCAAACCTCTGGTGGCCCTGCACAT GAACGGTGTACGTTTTGCATTTCGGGACCCACgggagggagaggagcagcACACCAATATGGCCTTCCTGGAGATTCTCAGCGAGTTCAGTTTCAAGCTGCTGCAAAAGGACCGCGCCCAGCT GGCTGCGTTTCTGAAATCAGAGTGTCCCAGTGCTGCCCTCTCCTGTCCGTCAGTCAGAATGTATCTGCGCTCCTTGGAGGTGCGCTCCTCTTCTAAAGCCAGAGaacaggaggagggaggtgaTGCTGCTTCCTCACATGATACCCCTGTGGCTAAACGCAAGAGGACCACTGCTCAGG GCTCAGCGGCCAGCACAGTCAGAGGATCCTGGTtggacagcagcagcatccaCAGCAGCCTGCACACACCAGCCCTCACCTCCACCGTCCAGAGACAGCCAGCCAAGCAGCCGGCCTCCAGGAAACCCACAGCCGCAGAGTCTGATATCGGCAGTGGCTTAACCGAGCCGGAATCAGAGGATGAGTTCTCCTCGGG GTCTCACATGCGAAAGGTGAAGCCCGTCAGACGACACCAGCTCTCCTCCAGCATGTCTGGCCCCACTGTGGATCAGCACAACCTGAACTCCCACCTCACCTT ACTGTCTCTGATCGAGGATGAAgatgcagagagagaagagcCTCAGATTGAGGATTACGAAAGTGACTCTGAGCAAGAATCTGCATACACACTG cCTTCCACACGTCACACCCCTGCCAGCATCCTTGATGAGCTCTTTGACTGA